One part of the Eucalyptus grandis isolate ANBG69807.140 chromosome 10, ASM1654582v1, whole genome shotgun sequence genome encodes these proteins:
- the LOC108955663 gene encoding LOW QUALITY PROTEIN: dehydrodolichyl diphosphate synthase 6 (The sequence of the model RefSeq protein was modified relative to this genomic sequence to represent the inferred CDS: inserted 2 bases in 1 codon): protein MKAAAAVQSWKLCGFLRKCLFKALSVGSIPSHVAFIMDGNRRYAKRENLVEGDGHWTGFSSLITILGYGYDLGIRYVTVYAFSIDNFKRWPDEVQCLMDLMVEKIEELLKTGSFLDQYGIRIYFIGNLRLLNGNVRIAAEKAMKATASNNKTVLLICVAYTSRDEIVNAIKRSCEDKLDEADAFEGNDDIKGMNVEGVEMKNGIFKHVEQGSHQEKTDDIEKMHKYPIIKLVDIEKYMYMAVAPDPDXVIRSSGETRLSNFLLWQTTYCPLYAPDALWPDMGLWHLVWAVLSFQRSYSYLQKKKHL, encoded by the exons AtgaaagcagcagcagcagtacAATCATGGAAACTATGTGGTTTTCTGAGAAAGTGCTTGTTCAAAGCCCTGTCAGTGGGCTCCATCCCCAGTCATGTCGCCTTCATCATGGATGGAAACAGGAGATATGCTAAGAGGGAAAACCTAGTAGAAGGGGATGGCCACTGGACCGGATTTTCATCTCTCATAACTATTCTTGGTTACGGCTATGATTTGGGGATAAGGTATGTAACAGTCTATGCCTTCAGCATCGACAATTTCAAAAGATGGCCTGATGAGGTCCAATGCCTGATGGATTTAATGGTggaaaaaattgaggaattgcTCAAGACAGGAAGTTTTCTTGATCAATATGGCATAAGGATTTACTTCATAGGGAACTTGAGACTTTTGAATGGGAATGTTCGGATTGCAGCAGAGAAGGCCATGAAGGCTACTGCAAGTAACAACAAGACTGTGCTTTTGATATGTGTGGCCTATACTTCCCGCGACGAAATAGTGAATGCCATCAAAAGATCCTGTGAAGATAAGCTAGATGAAGCTGATGCTTTTGAAGGAAATGACGACATCAAGGGAATGAATG TCGAGGGGGTGGAGATGAAAAATGGTATCTTCAAACATGTTGAACAGGGATCACATCAAGAAAAAACAGATGATATTGAGAAGATGCACAAGTATCCAATCATAAAGTTGGTGGATATCGAGAAGTATATGTACATGGCTGTGGCGCCTGATCCGGA AGTCATAAGAAGTTCAGGGGAGACTCGGCTAAGCAATTTCCTTCTTTGGCAAACCACTTACTGCCCCTTATACGCCCCTGATGCTCTTTGGCCTGACATGGGGTTATGGCACTTGGTGTGGGCAGTGCTCAGTTTTCAGAGAAGCTACTCTTATTTGCAGAAGAAGAAACATCTGTGA
- the LOC104424001 gene encoding basic salivary proline-rich protein 4, translating to MDKSPSGTKSSDQKQDVVIQDQGDASPPATPRAGTGGTGGGSSAVPPGAGSGNPPPPSSPAGSPKDGGEGGRTMKPLSAKGKEPALTAGSCATAAGSPPPPGESLEGGKAEGEGLQKKRKKPASDDPELPKLCSICSKPFNGWKGLFGHMRSHKDRPWRGVFPPPISPPKEQGHGEQAEELTSTLLDIGQRILAEQKGCETEGDGSAVAEGSASSSSSSAEARRKKIHMMLDLNKEAPEDGDEEGGGDNGGA from the coding sequence ATGGACAAATCACCCTCCGGAACCAAGTCCTCCGACCAAAAGCAGGACGTAGTGATCCAGGATCAGGGAGATGCGTCCCCCCCAGCCACGCCGCGTGCTGGAACCGGAGGGACTGGTGGCGGTTCTTCTGCTGTGCCCCCTGGTGCCGGCAGTGGcaatcctcctcctccctcgTCCCCGGCAGGGAGCCCAAAGGATGGCGGCGAAGGGGGAAGGACCATGAAGCCGCTGAGTGCAAAGGGGAAAGAACCGGCCCTCACAGCCGGTTCCTGCGCCACTGCTGCAGGGTCTCCTCCACCCCCAGGCGAGAGCCTGGAAGGCGGAAAAGCAGAAGGGGAGGGCCtccaaaagaagaggaagaagccgGCGTCTGACGATCCAGAATTGCCGAAGCTGTGCAGCATCTGTAGTAAGCCGTTCAACGGCTGGAAGGGACTCTTCGGACATATGCGCAGCCACAAGGACCGGCCGTGGCGGGGCGTCTTCCCTCCGCCGATATCACCTCCAAAGGAGCAGGGGCATGGAGAGCAGGCGGAGGAACTCACATCGACCTTGTTGGACATAGGGCAGAGGATTCTGGCCGAACAAAAGGGGTGCGAGACCGAGGGTGATGGCAGCGCCGTGGCTGAGGGCAGcgcttcttcttcgtcttcgtcaGCAGAGGCTCGGAGGAAGAAGATCCACATGATGTTGGATCTGAATAAGGAAGCACCCGAAGATGGTGATGAAGAGGGAGGTGGCGACAACGGTGGCGCTTAA
- the LOC104422835 gene encoding G2/mitotic-specific cyclin-2, whose amino-acid sequence MGLPDENNTALSKPTNLQVGGLEIGGRKFGQEIRQTRRALSVINQNLVGDRAYPCHVVNKRGHSKRDAVCGKDQVDPVHRPLTRKFAAQTASTQQHCIEEAKKPRTAVQERNEFGDCIFVDVEDCQPSSENQPVPMFLEIPESRLDDDMEEVEMEDIVEEEEEEPIMDIDGRDKKNPLAVVDYIEDIYANYRRTENCSCVSANYMAQQADINEKMRSILIDWLIEVHDKFDLMHETLFLTVNLIDRFLARQSVVRKKLQLVGLVAMLLACKYEEVSVPVVGDLILISDKAYTRKEVLEMESLMLNSLQFNMSVPTPYVFMRRFLKAAESDKKLEVLSFFLIELSLVEYEMVKFPPSLLAAAAIFTAQCTLYGFKQWTKTCEWHSNYTEDQLLECARMMVGFHQKAATGKLTGVHRKYGTSKFGYTSKCEPANFLLGEMKNP is encoded by the exons ATGGGTTTGCCTGATGAGAACAATACTGCACTGAGCAAACCCACGAATCTCCAAG TTGGAGGGTTGGAGATCGGAGGCAGGAAATTCGGGCAGGAGATTAGGCAGACCAGGAGGGCGTTGAGCGTGATTAACCAGAATTTAGTTGGAGATCGTGCTTACCCATGTCATGTCGTCAACAAGAGAGGCCACTCCAA AAGAGATGCAGTGTGCGGGAAGGATCAGGTGGATCCAGTTCACAGACCACTTACAAG GAAGTTCGCAGCGCAAACGGCGAGCACGCAGCAACATTGCATCGAG GAAGCAAAGAAGCCAAGAACGGCAGTTCAAGAGAGAAATGAATTTGGAGACTGCATATTTGTGGACGTGGAGGACTGCCAACCATCTTCAGAAAATCAACCAGTCCCTATGTTTCTGGAAATCCCAGAATCAAGATTGGATGATGACATG GAGGAAGTGGAAATGGAAGATAtagtggaggaggaagaggaagagccaATTATGGACATCGATGGTCGAGATAAGAAGAACCCACTTGCAGTGGTTGACTACATTGAAGACATTTATGCCAACTATAGGAGAACGGAG AATTGTAGCTGCGTCTCTGCTAACTACATGGCACAACAAGCTGACATTAATGAGAAGATGAGGTCCATCCTCATTGACTGGCTTATAGAG GTGCACGACAAATTCGATCTCATGCACGAGACTTTGTTCCTCACGGTCAATCTCATAGACAGATTCTTGGCTCGGCAATCTGTCGTGAGAAAGAAGCTCCAGTTGGTGGGGTTGGTGGCCATGTTATTAGCATGCAAGTATGAAGAAGTCTCTGTTCCTGTTGTAGGAGACTTGATTCTAATATCGGACAAGGCTTACACCAGAAAGGAAGTTCTTGAAATG gAAAGTTTGATGCTCAACTCGTTGCAGTTCAACATGTCAGTGCCTACTCCGTATGTTTTCATGCGACGGTTTCTCAAGGCTGCTGAATCTGATAAAAAG CTTGAGGTGCTATCCTTCTTCTTGATTGAGCTCTCACTGGTGGAGTACGAGATGGTCAAGTTCCCGCCATCTCTTCTAGCCGCCGCTGCGATCTTTACAGCTCAGTGCACCCTCTATGGTTTCAAACAGTGGACCAAGACTTGTGAATGGCACAGCAACTACACAGAAGACCAGCTCCT AGAATGTGCAAGGATGATGGTAGGTTTCCATCAAAAAGCTGCAACAGGGAAGCTCACAGGAGTACATAGAAAGTACGGTACATCAAAGTTCGGTTACACATCAAAATGTGAACCTGCTAACTTTCTATTAGGAGAGATGAAGAATCCATAG